From one Bacteroides fragilis NCTC 9343 genomic stretch:
- a CDS encoding RagB/SusD family nutrient uptake outer membrane protein codes for MKLNKVKNMWRTLSVIALLGSTLCTSCISEDINRNPLLPTKEDEKMDGVIYGAYLPNLEKSVIPIGTASESTEPVNRYQIGVNLAGDAWAGYMSPRDNKFNGSKNFTNYFMYENWVNYVYSFMVTDVYSPWMQIKRISQDEGTRNDEIYALAQIIKIAALHRTTDMFGPIPYSQVGKGSFKVAYDSQESVYRSFLKELEEAVQTLDDYSNKSKEVLPAFDIVYNGDVNKWMRFANSLMLRLAIRVRFADAGLAKEYAEKAVKHPAGLINSKELAAQMGKGAGLQMKNPLKVINEEYNDTRMGATIYSYLAGYNDARAAVYFVKNNGFKAVRCGIAKSGDAYNGFTRPNVHEDDPLYWMKASEVCFLKAEGALAGFDMGGSAGDFYNAGIRMSFSENGLDNSSAETYLKDSTRKPANYTDTSNGELSANAPSSITIRWENGATEEEKLERIITQKYLAIFPNGQEAWTEWRRTGYPRQIVVAENKTNSAVLIGNGYDLGGVRRLPYPRTEYEQNGENLHNAISQYLGGVDNAATKVWWDKKSK; via the coding sequence ATGAAATTAAATAAAGTAAAGAATATGTGGAGAACTCTATCGGTCATAGCCCTCTTGGGTTCAACACTATGCACCTCGTGTATATCCGAAGATATCAACCGGAACCCGTTGCTTCCGACGAAAGAAGATGAAAAGATGGACGGAGTTATTTACGGAGCCTACCTGCCCAATCTTGAAAAAAGTGTAATCCCCATCGGCACCGCTTCAGAAAGTACAGAACCGGTAAACCGCTATCAGATCGGAGTAAATCTGGCCGGTGACGCCTGGGCGGGATACATGTCTCCCCGAGACAACAAATTCAACGGCAGCAAGAATTTCACCAACTATTTCATGTACGAAAACTGGGTGAACTATGTGTATTCTTTTATGGTGACGGATGTATATTCGCCATGGATGCAGATAAAACGCATCTCGCAGGATGAAGGGACAAGAAATGACGAGATTTATGCCTTGGCCCAGATCATCAAGATCGCGGCACTGCACCGCACTACGGATATGTTCGGCCCGATTCCCTACTCACAAGTGGGCAAAGGTTCTTTTAAAGTGGCATACGACTCTCAGGAAAGCGTATACCGCTCTTTTCTGAAAGAACTGGAAGAGGCTGTCCAAACCCTGGACGATTACTCGAATAAGAGCAAAGAAGTATTGCCTGCCTTCGACATTGTTTATAACGGCGATGTCAATAAATGGATGCGCTTTGCCAATTCGCTGATGCTCCGCCTGGCCATCCGTGTCCGTTTTGCCGATGCGGGACTCGCCAAAGAATATGCGGAGAAAGCCGTGAAGCATCCCGCAGGCCTGATCAACAGTAAAGAACTGGCAGCCCAGATGGGTAAAGGAGCCGGCCTGCAGATGAAGAATCCGCTGAAAGTGATCAACGAAGAATACAATGACACCCGTATGGGGGCCACCATCTATTCTTACCTGGCAGGATACAATGACGCCCGCGCTGCCGTATACTTTGTCAAAAACAATGGTTTCAAAGCCGTACGTTGCGGGATCGCCAAGTCCGGAGACGCCTATAACGGATTCACACGCCCGAACGTGCATGAAGACGACCCTCTCTATTGGATGAAAGCATCCGAAGTATGCTTCTTGAAAGCCGAAGGGGCACTGGCCGGATTCGATATGGGCGGCAGTGCCGGCGACTTCTACAACGCAGGCATCCGCATGTCGTTCAGTGAGAATGGACTGGACAATTCGTCGGCCGAAACCTATCTGAAAGACTCCACCCGCAAACCGGCCAACTACACCGATACCTCCAACGGCGAGTTGAGCGCCAATGCTCCGAGCAGCATCACCATCCGTTGGGAAAACGGAGCTACGGAAGAAGAAAAGCTGGAACGTATCATCACTCAAAAATATCTCGCCATCTTCCCCAACGGTCAAGAGGCATGGACCGAGTGGAGACGTACCGGATATCCCCGCCAAATAGTCGTTGCCGAAAATAAAACGAACTCCGCAGTATTGATCGGAAACGGATACGACCTGGGAGGCGTAAGGAGACTGCCCTATCCCCGCACCGAATATGAACAAAACGGCGAAAACCTCCACAACGCCATCAGCCAGTATTTGGGAGGAGTAGACAATGCTGCCACCAAAGTATGGTGGGACAAAAAAAGCAAATAA
- a CDS encoding DUF4493 domain-containing protein has product MHKSVLSLVCCLFFFLSCQEEIETMPNGSLNIVLTDEAAVTRTLPEALSDELRQQFTIELLRDREGTIVPEYKGALRDFGDQRVFKVGSYQLKAYLGENPSLALDAPYYYGEVQDIAIEKGKATTVTVGCKVANALATFEIVNQEVFDKRLKDYYVEVSAGGESVTWKPGDATHPYFKAGGRVTMALIGTSVETGQEGSYALNPIETVKAGVKYNYKLSMKASNVSLEVTTETQQEPITINETVPDSWLPKAKVFSEDFDENHVLTYTETADALSRAGIAYTALRPVQDVEFAFNFADKHLEHLNKTYLLSELSEEDRRALAAVNIVLPDLTAGSTEGVIDFAGVTSGMLTHDGGQDTDNIIAVRVKANDRWSDAGMYTIRTVKPVFKVGYYPGNVWTKEFTLNTLTADSVKTGNLDKFTDIAYEFSADGNSWEAMPGDLRKAGLSPGTSYYVRAKYRGEVPGEKVEVKTYPQTPLENGNLAVYSIVRGEDGKASGSYGAQYEWSGWTTLNVMTAGECAITAYAYNSRSGTRPTEDVPEGAETGDKSAVWIMTIGYGYGGTNNKPKNITQSELKKDISYSSHPTGVRFWYKYAPYKGDKTDIKVEIYNGETLIGDGQLQTDEVISSYQPYLLNINYLNEYIDLKPDKLVLLFKSGFNTEVEKRESFSGSWWQPELTNSNMANPMFRGSELFIDDVELIYDK; this is encoded by the coding sequence ATGCATAAATCTGTTTTATCTTTAGTGTGTTGTTTGTTCTTTTTCCTGTCGTGTCAGGAAGAAATAGAAACGATGCCTAACGGCAGTTTGAATATCGTATTGACGGATGAAGCGGCGGTTACCCGGACTTTGCCGGAGGCTTTGTCAGATGAATTGCGGCAACAGTTCACGATTGAGTTGCTGCGTGACAGAGAAGGGACAATCGTGCCCGAATACAAAGGTGCATTGAGAGATTTCGGAGATCAAAGGGTATTCAAGGTAGGCAGTTATCAACTGAAGGCTTATCTTGGAGAGAATCCGTCACTGGCATTGGATGCACCCTATTATTATGGAGAAGTTCAAGACATTGCCATCGAGAAGGGTAAAGCAACGACGGTTACTGTCGGCTGTAAGGTAGCCAATGCGCTGGCTACTTTTGAGATTGTGAATCAAGAGGTCTTTGATAAACGTCTGAAAGATTATTATGTGGAAGTCAGCGCAGGGGGGGAGTCGGTTACTTGGAAACCGGGAGACGCCACACATCCCTACTTTAAAGCCGGAGGCCGGGTGACAATGGCATTGATTGGTACTTCTGTAGAGACAGGGCAGGAGGGAAGTTATGCTTTGAATCCGATCGAGACAGTGAAAGCGGGTGTTAAGTATAATTATAAGCTCTCCATGAAGGCTTCCAATGTAAGTCTAGAGGTCACTACGGAAACTCAACAGGAACCTATTACTATCAACGAAACCGTACCCGACAGCTGGTTGCCGAAGGCTAAGGTATTTAGTGAGGATTTCGATGAAAATCATGTGTTGACTTATACCGAGACGGCAGATGCTTTGTCGAGAGCCGGCATTGCGTATACAGCTTTGCGTCCGGTTCAGGATGTGGAGTTTGCCTTTAACTTTGCGGATAAGCATTTGGAACATCTGAATAAGACGTATCTGCTGTCGGAACTTTCCGAAGAAGATCGGCGGGCTTTGGCTGCTGTGAATATTGTCTTGCCCGATCTGACTGCAGGAAGTACTGAGGGAGTTATCGACTTTGCCGGAGTAACTTCCGGCATGCTGACTCACGATGGAGGACAGGATACGGATAATATAATAGCCGTTCGGGTAAAAGCAAATGACCGTTGGAGTGATGCCGGTATGTATACCATCCGGACTGTGAAACCTGTCTTTAAAGTGGGTTATTATCCGGGCAATGTTTGGACGAAAGAGTTTACTTTGAACACACTCACTGCCGATAGCGTGAAAACCGGCAATTTAGATAAGTTTACCGATATTGCTTACGAATTTAGTGCCGATGGTAATAGTTGGGAGGCGATGCCCGGAGATTTGCGAAAGGCAGGGCTGAGTCCGGGAACCTCTTATTATGTGAGAGCGAAATATAGGGGAGAAGTACCGGGAGAGAAAGTGGAGGTGAAAACGTATCCTCAGACACCGTTGGAGAATGGTAACTTGGCTGTATATTCAATTGTGAGAGGTGAGGATGGCAAGGCTTCAGGTAGTTATGGCGCCCAATATGAATGGAGTGGTTGGACTACATTGAATGTAATGACAGCAGGTGAATGTGCTATAACGGCGTATGCGTATAATTCTCGTTCTGGAACGCGACCAACTGAGGATGTACCTGAGGGTGCAGAGACAGGAGATAAATCGGCTGTCTGGATTATGACAATTGGTTATGGATATGGTGGTACTAATAATAAACCTAAGAATATCACTCAAAGCGAATTAAAGAAAGATATTTCGTATAGTTCACATCCTACAGGTGTCCGTTTTTGGTACAAATATGCTCCTTATAAAGGAGATAAAACTGACATAAAGGTGGAAATATATAATGGAGAAACTCTTATCGGTGATGGTCAGTTGCAAACGGACGAAGTAATCAGCTCATATCAACCATATTTACTTAATATAAATTATTTGAATGAATATATTGATTTAAAGCCAGATAAATTAGTTCTGCTTTTTAAATCAGGTTTTAACACAGAGGTTGAGAAGCGGGAATCTTTTAGTGGATCTTGGTGGCAACCGGAATTAACAAATTCTAATATGGCTAACCCTATGTTTCGTGGTAGTGAACTATTCATTGACGATGTAGAACTAATTTATGACAAATAA
- the yhdJ gene encoding adenine-specific DNA-methyltransferase, which produces MNLLGTNSYKIIHGDAIEALKNEIEDNSVDLIFADPPYNIGKNFAGCIDKWETDDKYLSWCYQWLDLCIRKLKPSGAFYVMTSTQFMPFFDLYLREKLTILSRLIWYYDSSGVQAKNYFGSMYEPILFCVKDKNNYTFNSEAILVEAKTGAKRGLIDYRKNPPQPYSTEKVPGNVWEFARVRYRMDEYENHPTQKPVALLERIIKASSNEGDLILDPFSGTFTTAFVAKTLNRRAIGIELQEDYVKIGLRRLELASEYNGEAIQRELKTYQRQAIDGDKQTTLNFM; this is translated from the coding sequence ATGAATTTACTGGGAACTAATAGTTATAAGATTATACATGGGGATGCCATTGAAGCATTGAAAAATGAAATAGAAGATAATTCTGTAGATTTGATTTTTGCAGATCCTCCATACAATATAGGCAAGAACTTTGCTGGTTGTATAGATAAATGGGAGACTGATGATAAATATTTATCATGGTGTTATCAATGGTTAGATTTATGTATTCGTAAATTGAAGCCATCAGGTGCTTTTTATGTAATGACCTCCACTCAGTTTATGCCTTTTTTTGATCTTTATCTTAGAGAAAAGTTAACGATCCTGTCACGTCTGATATGGTATTATGATAGTTCCGGAGTTCAAGCAAAAAATTATTTTGGTTCGATGTATGAACCTATACTTTTTTGTGTGAAAGATAAGAATAACTATACATTCAATTCTGAAGCTATTTTAGTAGAAGCTAAAACTGGTGCTAAAAGAGGTTTGATCGATTATAGGAAAAACCCACCTCAGCCATATAGTACTGAGAAAGTACCAGGTAATGTCTGGGAATTTGCTAGAGTACGATATCGGATGGATGAATATGAAAATCATCCAACACAGAAACCTGTTGCATTGTTAGAACGTATCATTAAAGCCAGTTCAAATGAAGGTGACTTAATATTAGATCCTTTCTCAGGAACATTCACTACAGCTTTTGTTGCAAAAACTTTAAACAGAAGGGCCATAGGTATAGAGCTACAAGAAGATTATGTAAAAATAGGATTGAGAAGGCTCGAATTAGCATCTGAATATAACGGGGAAGCCATCCAGAGAGAGTTAAAAACCTATCAAAGACAAGCTATAGATGGAGACAAACAAACAACATTAAATTTTATGTAA
- a CDS encoding ATP-binding protein has translation MNETVNLTVYQFGPISEADVVFDKYTVLIGKQGSGKSTIAKLYSMFTWLEKGLARRITSEKYITQYSRFQKIYCAYHRLESYFKRETVIRFYGLHYNFFYENEKFHVEAKGLPESYKVAKVMYVPAERNFLSTADDTDGLKSLPESLETLLEEFDKAKEAFKTGYRLPFNDTDFEYDALNKISWIKGSDYKIRLSAASSGYQSVLPLSLITRFLSDLVLDNANKEDLSIKEKKQIEKEVNKVMNDKSLTDGVKFAMLRNISSRFKYSCFVNIVEEMELNLYPESQRSVLFDLLSYANKIELNRLVLTTHSPYVINYLTLAAKAFLLTQKVSANETLQERIKEVVPADSAIDPARLRIYELKDGGVFRLSTYEGLPSDENFLNIQLGVTNELFDQLLEIEQEFDYKN, from the coding sequence ATGAATGAAACAGTTAATCTTACTGTATATCAGTTTGGACCTATATCCGAGGCGGATGTCGTGTTCGACAAATATACGGTTTTGATAGGAAAACAGGGATCGGGAAAAAGTACCATTGCCAAATTATACTCCATGTTTACGTGGTTGGAGAAGGGGCTGGCACGCCGTATCACCAGTGAAAAATACATTACCCAATATTCACGATTCCAGAAAATATATTGTGCCTATCACCGTTTGGAATCATACTTTAAGAGAGAAACGGTTATCCGTTTTTATGGATTACATTATAACTTCTTCTATGAAAATGAAAAATTTCATGTCGAAGCCAAAGGACTTCCGGAGTCTTATAAGGTAGCGAAGGTAATGTATGTTCCAGCTGAACGAAATTTTTTGAGTACAGCCGATGATACGGATGGATTGAAAAGTCTGCCGGAATCTTTAGAAACCCTGCTTGAAGAGTTTGATAAGGCTAAGGAGGCATTCAAAACCGGATATCGGCTTCCATTCAATGACACTGATTTTGAATATGACGCACTCAATAAGATATCGTGGATTAAAGGCAGCGATTACAAGATTCGTTTGTCGGCAGCTTCCAGTGGTTATCAGTCTGTTTTACCTCTTTCTTTAATTACCAGATTCTTATCCGACCTAGTGCTGGACAATGCCAATAAAGAGGACTTGAGCATTAAAGAGAAGAAGCAGATTGAAAAGGAAGTGAATAAAGTTATGAATGATAAATCACTTACGGATGGGGTAAAGTTCGCTATGTTGCGCAATATCTCATCCCGGTTCAAATATTCCTGCTTTGTGAACATTGTTGAAGAGATGGAACTGAATCTCTATCCGGAGTCACAGCGAAGTGTACTTTTCGATTTATTAAGTTATGCCAATAAGATAGAGTTGAACCGCCTTGTGCTTACTACGCATAGTCCTTATGTCATCAATTATCTCACTTTAGCCGCAAAAGCTTTTTTGCTGACTCAAAAAGTATCTGCAAATGAAACTTTGCAAGAGAGAATAAAAGAGGTAGTTCCTGCGGACAGTGCGATAGATCCGGCGCGACTCCGGATTTACGAACTGAAAGACGGAGGAGTATTTAGGTTAAGTACTTACGAGGGCTTGCCTTCTGACGAGAACTTTTTGAATATCCAATTGGGAGTGACTAATGAATTGTTCGATCAGTTACTTGAAATAGAACAAGAGTTTGATTATAAAAACTAA
- a CDS encoding DUF4493 domain-containing protein: MKTYIYLFLLLLATASCSEQTAPDHSVGYLRVENIILSCDTETLPITRAVDAGLKLEIWQGSECVRSYDPGAAELSKRIVLPVGEYTLKAFTPDQTEAPDNESGTPIYSVDYPFAIVSEDVTLISVKAPQVNIGVGVEYSDEFMANFTDFSVTVSSPTGRQASLAGNVTDLLYFNVPTGGTHLSYTLTATNADGETMTSEARSILQESGAELTSGNYKVRIGLVQ; encoded by the coding sequence ATGAAAACCTATATATACCTCTTTCTCCTCTTGCTTGCTACGGCTTCCTGTAGCGAGCAAACTGCTCCCGATCATTCCGTCGGTTATCTCCGTGTAGAAAATATCATCCTCAGTTGTGATACCGAAACGCTGCCCATTACTCGTGCCGTCGATGCCGGACTTAAGCTTGAGATCTGGCAAGGTTCTGAGTGTGTACGTAGTTATGATCCTGGAGCAGCGGAGCTTTCCAAAAGGATCGTTCTTCCGGTTGGTGAATATACCCTGAAGGCCTTTACTCCCGATCAGACCGAGGCGCCGGACAATGAATCGGGTACACCCATCTACAGCGTCGACTATCCTTTCGCTATTGTATCGGAGGATGTTACTCTGATTTCGGTGAAAGCACCGCAAGTTAATATCGGGGTTGGCGTTGAGTATTCGGATGAATTTATGGCAAACTTTACAGACTTCTCCGTTACCGTAAGTAGTCCTACAGGACGTCAGGCAAGCCTGGCAGGTAATGTGACAGACCTTTTATATTTTAATGTCCCGACCGGTGGAACCCATTTAAGTTATACGCTTACCGCCACCAATGCCGATGGAGAAACAATGACTTCCGAAGCGCGTTCCATCCTTCAGGAATCGGGAGCGGAACTTACTTCCGGAAATTATAAAGTCCGGATCGGCCTGGTTCAGTAA
- a CDS encoding helix-turn-helix domain-containing protein yields METEEEIQNVNVHHGHNIRRTRIEKNIKQDALAALVNMTQPNVSKYEKMRVIEDEMLNRFARALNVPVEYLKTLEEDAPSVVFENITNNVHDNKDSSMGSTGYNNDSITNTFNPIDKITELYERLLKEKDEKYAALEKRIQGLEQQNNNGK; encoded by the coding sequence ATGGAAACAGAAGAAGAAATACAGAATGTAAATGTCCATCACGGACATAACATAAGGCGCACCCGGATCGAGAAAAACATCAAGCAGGACGCATTGGCAGCACTCGTAAACATGACACAACCGAATGTATCCAAATACGAGAAGATGCGGGTGATTGAGGATGAAATGCTAAATAGATTCGCAAGGGCACTGAATGTGCCGGTAGAATATCTGAAAACGCTGGAAGAGGATGCACCTTCTGTGGTATTTGAGAATATCACAAATAATGTGCATGACAATAAAGACAGCTCAATGGGATCTACAGGATATAACAACGATAGTATAACTAACACTTTTAATCCGATTGATAAAATCACCGAACTCTACGAGCGTCTTCTCAAAGAGAAAGATGAAAAATATGCTGCGCTTGAAAAACGGATTCAAGGTCTGGAACAGCAAAATAACAACGGAAAGTAA
- a CDS encoding DUF1735 and LamG domain-containing protein, which produces MKCNVSYKYLFIAIGILCPLFSACDYADGEGSGSENAVYMETPDNKGIVNFTLEPDGGITYLTPRLANISQSPVTIQVGYDKEALDKYNKDNGASYEPLPPSAFKLADAEGNELSASEGIRVPAGDFSAKIMVKVGQLNSKDFPDSKKYAIPLSITGASNYSLIPSQRSAILLLNRSILSSVAKVSGGEGIRIKPVGMHTKAEWTIQMSAIYSSLTRSNLTTAYLSNGTGGAFYTRISSTAGIQVKNGRDGDDTWTQMPLQAGKWLHITYVHKDKKTTVYVNGKVQKVFENSAITFGENSMIVVGNSGYRNDYLREIRLWDKALTESEINDYLYLPMDPATPHLISYLPLSKEMETKDLKAPAGTENVTTKARIEYVENVKFPADELVIVNQE; this is translated from the coding sequence ATGAAATGTAACGTATCTTACAAATATCTGTTTATTGCGATCGGCATACTTTGCCCGCTCTTTTCCGCCTGTGACTATGCCGACGGAGAAGGTTCAGGCTCGGAAAACGCAGTATACATGGAAACACCCGATAATAAAGGCATCGTCAACTTCACTTTAGAGCCCGATGGCGGAATAACCTATCTGACACCCCGGCTGGCCAATATCAGCCAAAGCCCGGTGACTATACAAGTGGGTTATGACAAAGAGGCCTTGGATAAATACAACAAGGACAACGGGGCCTCGTATGAACCCCTTCCCCCCTCCGCTTTTAAACTGGCAGATGCAGAGGGAAACGAGCTATCCGCCTCCGAAGGCATACGGGTACCCGCCGGTGACTTTTCAGCAAAAATAATGGTGAAAGTAGGACAACTGAATTCCAAGGATTTCCCCGACAGTAAGAAATACGCCATTCCCCTGAGCATCACGGGTGCTTCCAACTATTCGCTGATTCCCTCACAACGCAGCGCGATCTTGCTCCTGAATCGTTCCATCCTTTCGTCGGTAGCCAAAGTCAGCGGTGGAGAAGGCATCCGGATAAAACCTGTCGGAATGCACACAAAGGCCGAATGGACCATTCAAATGAGCGCCATCTATTCCAGCCTGACCCGAAGCAACCTGACCACAGCCTATCTAAGCAACGGAACAGGAGGAGCATTCTATACCCGCATTTCATCTACTGCCGGCATACAAGTGAAAAACGGACGCGACGGGGACGACACATGGACTCAAATGCCTCTGCAAGCGGGTAAATGGCTGCATATCACCTATGTGCACAAGGATAAGAAAACGACAGTCTATGTCAACGGAAAGGTCCAGAAGGTCTTTGAGAACAGTGCCATCACCTTTGGCGAGAACAGCATGATCGTAGTCGGAAACTCCGGTTACCGTAACGACTATCTTCGCGAGATACGTTTATGGGACAAGGCGCTGACAGAGTCGGAAATCAACGATTACTTATACCTCCCGATGGACCCTGCAACCCCGCATCTCATTTCGTATCTGCCACTGAGCAAAGAGATGGAGACCAAAGACCTGAAAGCCCCCGCCGGTACGGAGAATGTAACCACGAAAGCCCGCATTGAATATGTGGAAAACGTTAAATTCCCGGCAGATGAATTAGTAATTGTAAATCAAGAATAA
- a CDS encoding BT_3987 domain-containing protein, with translation MKRRIKSAQSILWVLLLILSASCSKDEIQIVDQDTSWQMDNKYIEEDIREQLGIDPFTDLVYLGYYGNPYTQLEAINDLVNTTLVGKNELSFKVKVTKPYKEDIKVNLMKEDKLVTDFPEMAEGIPLFPSENCTFEGGVLKAGELETTVKLTLKDVEKLNNLSGYVMAIKLTMEGSHEHLAIARTRSSYFVKLNLSIRLDNIDSSNKKIEGKGFNKEISFKSDIRPDKLGSLNDGNFTANNWYTSNANNYLTIILPEKQSLKGFRLDTNTSPSGSYMLKSCRVMVETPDGNWVNHGVFDRKSMDGIAYISFKKPVECTKVRFENMMAFNGRFSVDVNEVTAFR, from the coding sequence ATGAAAAGAAGAATAAAATCCGCCCAAAGCATTTTATGGGTTCTATTACTCATTTTGTCAGCATCGTGCAGTAAAGACGAAATACAGATCGTAGATCAGGATACAAGTTGGCAAATGGACAATAAGTATATCGAAGAAGATATCCGTGAGCAACTCGGCATCGATCCGTTCACAGATCTGGTGTACCTGGGATATTACGGCAATCCTTATACACAGTTGGAGGCAATCAACGACCTGGTAAATACCACACTGGTGGGAAAGAACGAACTTTCGTTCAAAGTAAAAGTGACGAAGCCTTACAAAGAAGATATCAAAGTCAATCTTATGAAAGAAGACAAACTGGTAACCGATTTTCCAGAGATGGCGGAGGGAATACCTCTTTTTCCGAGCGAAAACTGCACCTTTGAAGGCGGTGTGCTGAAAGCCGGCGAACTGGAAACAACGGTGAAACTGACCCTCAAGGATGTTGAGAAGTTAAACAACCTATCGGGTTATGTGATGGCCATAAAGCTGACGATGGAAGGATCGCATGAACATTTGGCCATCGCCCGAACCCGCTCGTCATACTTTGTGAAACTAAATCTTTCTATACGCCTGGACAATATCGATTCAAGCAATAAAAAGATCGAAGGAAAAGGATTCAACAAAGAAATCAGTTTTAAATCGGACATACGCCCGGATAAATTAGGTTCGCTAAACGATGGCAACTTCACAGCCAACAACTGGTATACCTCCAACGCGAACAATTATCTGACGATAATTCTACCGGAAAAACAATCGCTCAAAGGGTTCAGGCTGGACACCAACACCTCTCCAAGCGGCTCGTATATGCTCAAATCCTGTAGAGTGATGGTTGAAACACCGGATGGGAATTGGGTGAACCATGGAGTATTCGACCGCAAGAGTATGGATGGAATTGCTTATATAAGCTTTAAAAAACCGGTGGAATGTACTAAAGTGCGTTTCGAGAATATGATGGCCTTCAATGGCAGATTTTCCGTTGATGTAAATGAAGTCACAGCTTTCCGGTAA
- a CDS encoding endo-beta-N-acetylglucosaminidase family protein — protein MRNTIFTFIGVALLVGFVACDDWTSPEKLDVENEAVGDLYSKRDSIKWAEEEKRHKENEAAYEKYLENLRAYKSTKHPIMFGWFNAWQPDGAGKYPRLSLLPDSMDVVSIWGNWHSLSEEKIKELRSVQAKGTKVIIGWIIEDIGDQIKWGRDQWPADDTQAIKEYAQAIVDTINKYGYDGFDYDYEPSYASPFKPGNHCGNLTSCSRDYNKEKEILFMKTMRELLGPDKLFHLNGSIHWLDPRAAQYFDRFVVQSYNGSASSFERWTNDIQNRLNIKPEQLVFTESFQNKPGARSRFPGTYAGYVASKQGNVGGIGVFHINEDAFEDEAYVNIRKAISIMNPPVK, from the coding sequence ATGAGAAATACCATTTTTACATTTATCGGAGTAGCATTGTTGGTAGGCTTCGTCGCATGCGATGACTGGACCTCACCGGAGAAACTCGATGTAGAAAACGAAGCAGTGGGTGACCTTTACTCCAAACGCGACTCCATCAAGTGGGCCGAAGAAGAAAAAAGGCATAAAGAGAACGAAGCTGCCTACGAAAAATACCTGGAGAACCTGAGAGCTTACAAAAGCACCAAGCACCCCATTATGTTCGGGTGGTTCAATGCCTGGCAACCGGACGGAGCGGGAAAATATCCCCGCCTGTCTCTTTTGCCGGACAGCATGGATGTTGTTTCGATATGGGGAAACTGGCACTCTCTGAGCGAAGAAAAAATCAAAGAGTTGCGGAGCGTACAGGCCAAAGGAACCAAAGTCATTATCGGCTGGATTATAGAAGATATAGGCGACCAGATAAAATGGGGACGCGACCAATGGCCCGCCGATGATACTCAAGCCATCAAAGAGTATGCGCAAGCCATCGTAGACACAATCAACAAATACGGCTACGACGGATTCGATTATGACTATGAGCCGTCATACGCATCACCGTTCAAGCCGGGCAACCATTGCGGCAATTTGACTTCTTGCTCACGCGATTATAATAAAGAGAAAGAAATCTTGTTTATGAAGACCATGCGCGAGCTGCTGGGCCCGGACAAACTGTTTCATCTGAACGGCTCTATCCACTGGCTGGACCCGCGTGCGGCACAGTATTTCGACCGTTTTGTCGTTCAATCTTACAACGGATCGGCTTCCAGTTTTGAGAGATGGACCAATGATATCCAAAACCGGTTGAATATCAAACCCGAACAGCTCGTATTTACGGAAAGCTTTCAGAACAAGCCCGGTGCACGAAGCAGATTCCCGGGTACATACGCCGGTTACGTGGCTTCCAAACAAGGCAATGTGGGAGGAATCGGAGTCTTTCATATTAATGAAGACGCATTTGAAGACGAAGCCTATGTTAACATCAGAAAGGCCATCTCTATCATGAATCCTCCCGTAAAATAA